The Candidatus Sericytochromatia bacterium genome contains a region encoding:
- the nth gene encoding endonuclease III — protein sequence MSRRWLTPAAREAVLAELRRRQGGRGTALNHRNPFELLIAVLLSAQTTDKVVNLVTGPLFEAFPTPTALAALTPETLQPWIARIGLAPTKARHVVETCRLLLARHDGEVPRDREALMALPGVGRKTANVVLSNAFGIPAIPVDTHVFRVANRLGLADADSVDATEADLMKTVPRADWAEAHHWLIWHGREVCKAVRPLCEDCPLQAWCRFHTGTGRWRPARGVGAEAPSDRGVSDAH from the coding sequence GTGTCGCGGCGTTGGTTGACGCCCGCGGCGCGGGAGGCCGTGCTGGCGGAACTGAGGCGGCGCCAGGGCGGTCGAGGCACGGCCCTGAACCATCGCAATCCCTTCGAGCTGCTGATTGCGGTTTTGCTGTCCGCGCAGACGACCGACAAGGTGGTCAACCTTGTCACGGGGCCGCTGTTCGAGGCCTTTCCCACGCCGACCGCCCTGGCGGCGCTCACGCCGGAGACGCTGCAGCCCTGGATTGCCAGGATTGGCCTGGCGCCCACCAAAGCCCGTCACGTCGTCGAGACCTGTCGCCTGCTGCTGGCGCGGCACGACGGAGAAGTGCCGCGCGACCGGGAGGCCCTGATGGCCTTGCCCGGCGTGGGGCGCAAGACCGCCAATGTGGTGCTGAGCAATGCCTTCGGCATCCCGGCGATTCCGGTGGACACCCATGTCTTTCGCGTGGCCAACCGCCTGGGGCTGGCGGATGCCGACAGCGTGGACGCGACCGAGGCGGACCTGATGAAGACGGTGCCGCGTGCCGACTGGGCCGAGGCTCATCACTGGCTGATCTGGCACGGACGGGAGGTCTGCAAGGCCGTTCGACCGCTGTGTGAGGACTGCCCCTTGCAGGCGTGGTGTCGGTTCCACACCGGCACGGGGCGCTGGCGCCCGGCGCGAGGCGTCGGGGCAGAGGCCCCCTCAGACCGAGGCGTGTCCGATGCGCATTGA